The following coding sequences lie in one Microbacterium sp. XT11 genomic window:
- a CDS encoding SDR family oxidoreductase, whose product MTALPAGLAAFDLSGRAALVTGSSQGIGRALAEGLAGAGASVVVHGRDAAKARAAAAEIAHATGAETRSVVFDVSDSASVDAGMGEVERLVGTPDILVNNAGVQRRAPIAEFSDDDWDALVQTNLASVFHLSRRVAAGMIARGSGKIIQIGSVQSQLARPSIAAYAATKGAVVMFTKGLCADLAPHGIQANAIAPGYFATDLTRALVDDEDFSRWVRERTPAGRWGDTRDLVGAAVFLASSASDFVNGQTLFVDGGMTAVV is encoded by the coding sequence GTGACGGCTCTGCCCGCGGGCCTTGCGGCCTTCGATCTCTCCGGACGGGCGGCCCTCGTCACGGGGTCGAGTCAGGGCATCGGCCGCGCTCTCGCCGAGGGGTTGGCCGGCGCAGGAGCCAGCGTCGTCGTGCACGGTCGCGATGCGGCCAAGGCCCGTGCGGCAGCCGCCGAGATCGCGCACGCCACCGGCGCCGAGACTCGGAGCGTGGTGTTCGACGTGTCGGACTCCGCATCGGTCGACGCCGGCATGGGCGAGGTCGAACGACTCGTGGGCACCCCCGACATCCTCGTCAACAACGCGGGAGTGCAGCGCCGCGCGCCGATCGCCGAGTTCTCGGATGACGACTGGGACGCGCTCGTGCAGACGAACCTCGCGAGCGTGTTCCACCTGTCGCGGCGTGTGGCGGCAGGAATGATCGCGCGCGGCAGCGGCAAGATCATCCAGATCGGCAGTGTGCAGTCACAGCTCGCCCGTCCGTCGATCGCGGCCTACGCGGCCACCAAAGGCGCCGTGGTCATGTTCACGAAGGGGCTGTGCGCGGACTTGGCCCCGCACGGCATCCAGGCGAACGCCATCGCCCCCGGCTACTTCGCGACCGACCTCACCCGGGCGCTCGTCGACGACGAGGATTTCTCCCGGTGGGTGCGCGAGCGCACTCCGGCCGGACGCTGGGGAGACACGCGCGACCTCGTCGGAGCGGCCGTCTTCCTGGCGAGCTCCGCGAGCGACTTCGTCAACGGGCAGACCCTGTTCGTCGACGGCGGCATGACGGCGGTCGTCTGA
- a CDS encoding MFS transporter, with the protein MAVTDTRTTPRAASDDPEYAANLRRATLASSLGSALEYFDFALYGLSTALIFNVLFFPQGDPGMATVLAFATFGVGFLARPFGGLFFGVLGDKLGRKWVLVVTILLMGGASTAIGLLPTYEIIGIWAPIILVLLRLLQGFGAGAEQAGATVLMAEYAPIKRRGFFAALPFIGIQAGTLLAALVFSGIALLPSDQLLSWGWRVPFLASFVLIMLALFIRMRLRETPTFIELEKHEQIADRPIRDIFTHGLPGVIVGVGLRMAENGGSYMFQTLSLAFFVSVLGDAADKSLLTWGVTIGSLIGVFSVPFAGHLSDRFGRRTVYRAGSVFMLVYTFPAWWMLSLGNHVLAVAVIAVGIGVAVNTMLGPQCAMLPELFGNRHRYLGVAMAREISAVLAGGLAGVLGAYLIAVSGGNWILLATYMATLALITTACTFLAPETLRRDLTRIDDAIKVSRTEGGDDVFATTVSIKAVAP; encoded by the coding sequence ATGGCAGTGACCGACACCCGTACGACACCCCGCGCAGCATCCGATGACCCGGAATACGCTGCGAACCTGCGCCGCGCCACGCTCGCGTCGAGCCTCGGCAGCGCACTCGAGTACTTCGACTTCGCCCTGTACGGCCTGTCGACCGCTCTGATCTTCAACGTCCTCTTCTTCCCGCAGGGAGACCCGGGCATGGCGACGGTCCTCGCGTTCGCCACGTTCGGGGTCGGCTTCCTCGCGCGACCGTTCGGCGGACTGTTCTTCGGCGTGCTCGGTGACAAGCTCGGCCGCAAGTGGGTCCTCGTCGTCACCATCCTCCTGATGGGCGGAGCCTCCACGGCGATCGGCCTCCTGCCGACCTACGAGATCATCGGAATCTGGGCGCCGATCATCCTCGTCCTGCTGAGGCTGCTGCAGGGCTTCGGCGCCGGGGCCGAACAGGCCGGCGCGACCGTGCTGATGGCGGAGTACGCCCCCATCAAGCGCCGCGGCTTCTTCGCCGCACTGCCGTTCATCGGCATCCAGGCGGGCACGCTGCTTGCCGCCCTCGTGTTCAGCGGCATCGCGCTGCTGCCGAGCGACCAGCTGCTGTCGTGGGGATGGCGGGTGCCGTTCCTCGCGTCGTTCGTGCTCATCATGCTCGCGCTGTTCATCCGCATGCGCCTGCGCGAGACGCCGACCTTCATCGAGCTCGAGAAGCACGAGCAGATCGCCGACCGGCCCATCCGCGACATCTTCACGCACGGACTCCCCGGCGTGATCGTCGGCGTCGGGCTGCGCATGGCGGAGAACGGCGGCTCGTACATGTTCCAGACGCTCAGCCTCGCCTTCTTCGTCTCCGTGCTCGGCGACGCCGCCGACAAGAGCCTCCTCACGTGGGGTGTCACGATCGGCTCGCTGATCGGCGTGTTCTCGGTTCCGTTCGCCGGTCACCTGTCCGACCGCTTCGGCCGACGCACGGTCTACCGGGCCGGTTCGGTCTTCATGCTGGTCTACACCTTCCCCGCGTGGTGGATGCTGTCGCTGGGCAACCACGTGCTCGCCGTCGCGGTCATCGCGGTCGGCATCGGCGTCGCGGTGAACACGATGCTCGGCCCGCAGTGCGCGATGCTGCCCGAGCTCTTCGGCAACCGTCACCGCTATCTGGGCGTCGCGATGGCCCGTGAGATCTCGGCCGTGCTGGCCGGAGGACTCGCCGGCGTCCTCGGCGCCTACCTGATCGCCGTGAGCGGCGGCAACTGGATCCTGCTGGCCACGTACATGGCGACGCTCGCCCTCATCACGACGGCGTGCACGTTCCTCGCACCGGAGACGCTCCGACGCGACCTCACCCGCATCGACGACGCCATCAAGGTCTCGCGCACCGAGGGCGGCGACGACGTGTTCGCCACCACCGTGTCGATCAAGGCCGTGGCGCCGTGA
- a CDS encoding IclR family transcriptional regulator yields the protein MDDDSRDGRDPAPAVTRSIRLLGLLADAGGPRTLTELAGGLGLAKSSTANLCLALEAGGMIERTAQGYRLGLRTAELGGAFAAQFNQIREFYSVCEASPVLSSELVQVAMLDGADALYLARHEGSRTLRLGTPLGSRLPAALSATGRALLAAMTDDEVVALLGEDAVFPALTERSTTTLAGLLESLAAARKRGWALDAEESFRGVVGVAVALPGWAPSDPPLALGVAIRAAEAEYERIERVGEALRDAATALTNPFSAAARR from the coding sequence ATGGACGACGACAGCAGGGACGGGCGCGATCCCGCTCCGGCCGTGACCCGCAGCATCCGTCTGCTCGGCCTGCTCGCCGACGCAGGAGGACCGCGAACCCTGACGGAGCTCGCCGGCGGTCTCGGACTGGCGAAGTCGTCGACCGCGAACCTCTGCCTCGCACTCGAGGCGGGAGGGATGATCGAGCGCACGGCCCAGGGATATCGCCTCGGCCTGCGCACCGCGGAGCTCGGGGGTGCGTTCGCCGCGCAGTTCAATCAGATCCGCGAGTTCTACAGCGTCTGCGAGGCGTCGCCGGTGCTGAGCTCCGAGCTGGTGCAGGTCGCCATGCTCGACGGCGCGGATGCGCTCTACCTCGCCCGGCACGAGGGGTCGCGGACTCTGCGCCTCGGTACGCCGCTCGGGTCGCGCCTTCCGGCGGCGCTCTCTGCGACGGGTCGCGCGCTCCTGGCTGCGATGACCGACGACGAGGTGGTCGCCCTGCTGGGGGAGGATGCCGTCTTCCCGGCGCTGACCGAGCGCAGCACGACGACCCTTGCCGGACTCCTGGAATCCCTCGCCGCTGCCCGCAAGCGGGGGTGGGCCCTCGATGCCGAGGAGTCGTTCCGCGGGGTCGTCGGCGTCGCCGTCGCTCTTCCCGGATGGGCGCCGTCTGATCCGCCGCTCGCCCTCGGTGTCGCCATCCGCGCTGCCGAAGCCGAGTATGAGCGCATCGAGCGCGTGGGGGAGGCGCTGCGCGACGCGGCGACGGCGCTCACCAACCCCTTCAGCGCCGCGGCCCGGCGCTGA
- a CDS encoding D-2-hydroxyacid dehydrogenase yields MADTQDRLRAVAAVPLAEDLCRLIEELEPRVEMVRDHSLMRPMRGPADWSGDPDHVRTPEQQAAFDAMVDSADALFGIPDVDPAALARTVAANPRLRWVMTTAAGGGSQVKAAGLDRADLDRIVFTTSAGVHGGPLAEFAVFGILAGAKGLPRLLDDQRARTWPERWEMRQIDEMTVLVVGLGGIGAECARRFHALGARVWGTTRSGEPVEGVDRLVPLDELVDAVREVDAVVVTLPGTDQTHHLVGAEVFDAIKPGAVLASVGRGTVIDESALLAALDDGRVSFAALDVFEVEPLPQDSALWTHPRVLVSPHTAALSSKEEERIARRFAENAARLLDGLPLRSVVDTVEFY; encoded by the coding sequence ATGGCCGACACCCAGGATCGTCTCCGCGCCGTCGCGGCCGTGCCGCTGGCCGAGGACCTCTGCAGACTGATCGAAGAGCTCGAGCCGCGCGTCGAGATGGTGCGCGACCACTCGCTGATGCGACCCATGCGCGGGCCGGCCGACTGGTCGGGCGACCCCGACCACGTGCGGACTCCGGAGCAGCAGGCCGCGTTCGACGCGATGGTCGATTCGGCCGACGCGCTGTTCGGGATCCCCGACGTCGACCCGGCGGCGCTCGCGCGCACCGTCGCGGCGAACCCGCGTCTGCGGTGGGTGATGACGACGGCCGCGGGCGGGGGCAGTCAGGTCAAGGCGGCGGGGCTGGATCGCGCCGACCTCGACCGGATCGTGTTCACGACGAGCGCCGGAGTGCACGGTGGCCCGCTGGCCGAGTTCGCGGTGTTCGGCATTCTGGCAGGGGCCAAGGGGCTGCCGCGGCTTCTCGACGACCAGCGCGCGCGCACCTGGCCAGAGCGCTGGGAGATGCGGCAGATCGACGAGATGACGGTGCTGGTGGTGGGGCTCGGCGGCATCGGCGCCGAGTGCGCTCGCCGCTTCCACGCGCTCGGTGCACGTGTGTGGGGGACGACGCGCTCCGGTGAGCCCGTCGAGGGCGTCGATCGCCTGGTTCCGCTCGACGAGCTCGTCGACGCCGTGCGCGAGGTGGACGCGGTCGTGGTGACCCTCCCCGGCACCGACCAGACCCACCACCTCGTCGGCGCGGAGGTGTTCGACGCGATCAAGCCCGGTGCGGTGCTGGCGAGCGTCGGACGCGGCACCGTGATCGATGAGAGCGCCTTGCTGGCGGCTCTCGACGACGGCCGGGTCTCGTTCGCGGCCCTCGATGTCTTCGAGGTCGAACCGCTCCCGCAGGACTCGGCGCTGTGGACGCATCCGCGCGTGCTGGTGAGCCCGCACACCGCCGCGCTCAGCTCGAAGGAGGAGGAGCGCATCGCCCGCCGGTTCGCCGAGAACGCGGCGCGCCTGCTCGATGGGCTGCCTCTGCGCTCCGTGGTCGATACGGTCGAGTTCTACTGA
- a CDS encoding NAD(P)-dependent oxidoreductase, with protein sequence MTSATLTVGIVGLGAMGRPMAERLLAARGELVVHSRRPQPELASAGATVAASARELGARADVVLSMLPDLPELEALLDGEDGLLADAGDLLLLIGSTSSAPAVRELADRLAARTDGRVRVVDCPVSGGVDGAAAGSLSIMLGGAEADAAIAADVLSPCGTPVLLGPLGAGEVAKACNQLVVSATILALGEATVLAERSGLDLDALWTLLGGGYAGSRLLESRKDKLVTGDDSPSGMAQYMVKDLRFASDIAAATGTSPALLPALRGAFDEIVASGLGDRDISVTRRFIASRDTRAS encoded by the coding sequence ATGACCTCCGCCACCCTCACCGTCGGGATCGTCGGCCTCGGCGCCATGGGCCGTCCGATGGCAGAGCGCCTGCTCGCCGCACGCGGCGAACTCGTCGTGCACTCCCGGCGGCCGCAGCCCGAGCTCGCCTCCGCGGGCGCCACCGTCGCCGCGAGCGCGCGCGAGCTCGGTGCGCGGGCCGACGTCGTATTGTCGATGCTGCCCGATCTCCCCGAGCTCGAAGCGCTCCTCGACGGTGAGGACGGACTGCTCGCGGACGCCGGCGACCTGCTCCTGCTCATCGGCTCCACCTCCTCGGCTCCCGCGGTCCGCGAGCTCGCTGACCGTCTCGCCGCACGCACGGACGGCCGCGTGCGCGTGGTCGACTGTCCGGTCTCCGGCGGAGTCGACGGAGCCGCCGCCGGGTCGCTCTCGATCATGCTCGGCGGCGCCGAGGCCGACGCGGCGATCGCCGCAGACGTGCTCTCGCCGTGCGGCACGCCCGTGCTGCTCGGCCCGCTCGGGGCGGGCGAGGTCGCGAAGGCGTGCAACCAGCTCGTCGTCTCCGCCACGATCCTCGCCCTCGGCGAGGCGACCGTGCTCGCCGAGCGCTCCGGCCTCGACCTCGACGCCCTGTGGACCCTGCTCGGCGGAGGCTACGCCGGCTCGCGACTGCTGGAGAGCCGCAAGGACAAGCTGGTCACGGGCGACGACTCGCCCTCCGGCATGGCGCAGTACATGGTGAAGGACCTGCGGTTCGCGTCGGACATCGCCGCCGCCACCGGCACCTCCCCCGCCCTGCTACCCGCGCTGCGCGGCGCCTTCGACGAGATCGTCGCGAGCGGTCTGGGCGACCGCGATATCTCCGTAACGCGCCGCTTCATCGCATCCCGCGACACACGCGCGTCGTGA
- the gndA gene encoding NADP-dependent phosphogluconate dehydrogenase — MPGASANIGVVGLAVMGSNLARNLASREGNTVAIFNRSYEKTQTLLDEHPEAGFIPAKTYQEFADSLQKPRTAIIMVKAGAGTDAVIDSLLEVFEPGDIIVDGGNAYFPDTIRREKKVRETGVNFVGAGISGGEEGALTGPSIMPGGSDESWVTLGPILKSIAAVAEGEPCVTHVGHDGAGHFVKMVHNGIEYADMQLIAEAYDLIRRGTGKSPAEIAEIFAEWNKGELESYLIEITAEVLRQVDAETGKPLVDVILDQAGAKGTGAWTVQTALSLGVPVSGIAEATFARSLSSHPEQRAVAAALPGPDGDFTVAADEVDAFIEDVRLALYASKIVAYSQGFDEIRAGAAEYGWNIDLGAISKIWRGGCIIRAQFLNRIADAYAAEPELPVLMTAPYFAEAITRAQASWRRVVVAAAQAGIPAPAFSSSLSYYDGIRADRLPAALVQGQRDFFGAHTYKRIDKDGTFHTLWSGDRTEIEAEDTH, encoded by the coding sequence GTGCCCGGAGCATCAGCGAACATCGGAGTCGTCGGACTCGCCGTCATGGGTTCGAACCTCGCCCGCAACCTCGCGAGTCGCGAGGGCAACACGGTGGCGATCTTCAACCGCAGCTACGAGAAGACGCAGACCCTCCTCGACGAGCACCCGGAGGCCGGCTTCATCCCGGCGAAGACGTACCAGGAGTTCGCCGACTCGCTGCAGAAGCCGCGCACCGCGATCATCATGGTCAAGGCCGGCGCCGGAACGGATGCCGTCATCGATTCGCTCCTCGAGGTGTTCGAGCCGGGCGACATCATCGTGGACGGCGGCAACGCCTACTTCCCCGACACGATCCGCCGGGAGAAGAAGGTCCGCGAGACCGGAGTGAACTTCGTCGGCGCCGGCATCTCCGGCGGCGAGGAGGGCGCACTCACCGGTCCGTCGATCATGCCGGGCGGCTCCGACGAGTCGTGGGTGACCCTCGGGCCGATCCTGAAGTCCATCGCGGCCGTCGCCGAGGGCGAGCCCTGCGTCACGCACGTCGGCCACGACGGCGCGGGCCACTTCGTGAAGATGGTGCACAACGGCATCGAGTACGCCGACATGCAGCTCATCGCCGAGGCCTACGACCTCATCCGCCGCGGCACCGGCAAGTCGCCCGCGGAGATCGCCGAGATCTTCGCCGAGTGGAACAAGGGCGAGCTCGAGAGCTACCTCATCGAGATCACCGCGGAGGTGCTCCGCCAGGTCGATGCCGAGACCGGCAAGCCGCTCGTCGATGTGATCCTCGATCAGGCCGGCGCCAAGGGCACGGGTGCCTGGACCGTGCAGACGGCTCTGTCGCTGGGCGTCCCCGTCTCGGGAATCGCGGAGGCGACCTTCGCGCGCTCGCTCTCCTCCCACCCGGAGCAGCGTGCGGTGGCGGCCGCGCTCCCGGGCCCCGACGGCGACTTCACCGTGGCGGCCGACGAGGTCGACGCCTTCATCGAAGACGTGCGCCTCGCCCTGTACGCCTCGAAGATCGTGGCGTACTCGCAGGGCTTCGACGAGATCCGCGCCGGCGCCGCCGAGTACGGCTGGAACATCGACCTCGGCGCGATCTCGAAGATCTGGCGCGGCGGGTGCATCATCCGCGCGCAGTTCCTCAACCGCATCGCCGACGCCTACGCCGCCGAGCCCGAGCTGCCGGTCCTGATGACGGCGCCGTACTTCGCCGAGGCCATCACGCGCGCCCAGGCATCGTGGCGCCGTGTGGTGGTCGCAGCCGCGCAGGCCGGCATCCCCGCGCCGGCGTTCTCGTCGTCGCTGTCGTACTACGACGGCATCCGCGCCGACCGCCTCCCCGCCGCGCTCGTCCAGGGCCAGAGGGACTTCTTCGGCGCGCACACCTACAAGCGCATCGACAAGGACGGCACCTTCCACACCCTGTGGTCGGGCGACCGCACCGAGATCGAGGCCGAAGACACCCACTGA
- a CDS encoding ABC transporter ATP-binding protein has protein sequence MTIADVATESENPEVRGPLYTLDAVTRTYAQKGRVVKALTGVDLRILPGEFVTIQGPTGGGKSTLLQLLGALDTPTSGSLRLDGVELASASSRELGRLRADEIGFVFQGFNLVPTLTAAENVDMALEPLRLGKSERAARVAEALAHVGLADRSGHLPAELSGGQQQRAAIARAIVKRPRVLLADEPTGNLDESMRDEILDLLQALCAEGITMIVVTHDSAVARRATRRLRLAGGVVQDVTR, from the coding sequence ATGACGATCGCAGACGTTGCAACCGAGAGCGAGAACCCCGAGGTCCGGGGGCCGCTGTACACCCTGGACGCCGTGACACGGACCTATGCGCAGAAGGGTCGCGTGGTGAAGGCCCTGACCGGAGTGGACCTGCGGATCCTTCCGGGGGAGTTCGTCACGATCCAGGGACCGACCGGAGGCGGGAAGTCCACGCTGCTGCAGCTGCTCGGCGCGCTGGACACACCGACGTCGGGCTCGCTGAGGCTCGACGGCGTCGAGCTCGCGTCGGCGTCCTCGCGCGAGCTGGGGAGGTTGCGGGCGGACGAGATCGGGTTCGTCTTTCAGGGGTTCAACCTCGTCCCGACCCTCACCGCGGCCGAGAACGTGGACATGGCGCTCGAGCCGCTCCGTCTCGGGAAGTCTGAGCGTGCAGCGAGGGTGGCCGAGGCGCTCGCGCACGTCGGACTCGCCGATCGGAGCGGTCATCTCCCTGCGGAACTCTCCGGAGGCCAGCAGCAGAGAGCGGCGATCGCGCGTGCGATCGTGAAGAGGCCGCGGGTTCTGCTCGCCGACGAGCCGACGGGGAACCTCGACGAGAGCATGCGCGACGAGATCCTCGATCTGCTGCAGGCGCTGTGCGCCGAGGGCATCACGATGATCGTCGTGACGCACGACTCGGCGGTCGCACGTCGTGCGACGCGACGGCTCCGCCTGGCAGGCGGCGTCGTGCAGGACGTCACCCGGTAG